GGGCGCGGGCCTCGTTGACCGTGTCGTTGGGAAGGGCGACGGTCGCACCGCTCTTCAGGTCGTCGGCCTTCTTGACCTTGTGGGAGTAGAGGCCGAGCGGCTCCAGGTGAACCGTGACGACGGGCACGATGTCGGTGCCGTTCTTCTTGTTGTAGTCGTCGAGGTACGGCTTGTTCTGGAAGTAGTTGGCGCCGACGGAGCCGTCCTGCGTCGCGGGGTTCTGCGACGTGTAGTCCGTGAACTCCCTGACCTCCAGGTCGAGGCCCTCCTTCTTCGCCAGGTTGTCCTTGACGAAGTTGAGGATCTCGCCGTGCGGGACAGGGCTCGCGGCGACGACCAGCGGACCGGAGGTGTCGGAGGCGTCCTTGCCCGCGCCACAGGCGCTGAGCCCGAGGGTGAGGGCTCCGGCGGCGAGGACGGCGGTGGTGATCTTGGCGGTGTTACGCACGAAAAGTGCCTTTCCTTGTGACCTTGCGGGTGGTGCGGCCCCGTTGTGGGTGGACGGGGGGGGTCAGGAGGCGGCTTTGAGGAGCCGCAGCTTGGGGGCGGGGCCCGAGTGGGCGCCGCGGCGGTGCAGGGAGCGGGCCGCGTAGTCGCCGGCGAACTGGATGACCGAGATGACGACGGCGAGGA
This is a stretch of genomic DNA from Streptomyces hawaiiensis. It encodes these proteins:
- a CDS encoding MetQ/NlpA family ABC transporter substrate-binding protein — its product is MRNTAKITTAVLAAGALTLGLSACGAGKDASDTSGPLVVAASPVPHGEILNFVKDNLAKKEGLDLEVREFTDYTSQNPATQDGSVGANYFQNKPYLDDYNKKNGTDIVPVVTVHLEPLGLYSHKVKKADDLKSGATVALPNDTVNEARALKLLASNGLITLKAGAGNEATPSDIAKNPKNLKFKELEAAQTPRSLGDVDAAVVNGNYAIESDLKPSKDALILESPKNNPYGNFLAVKKGNEDDPRVKKLAKLLTSPEVKKFIQDKYAGSVLASF